GCGCCGACACCCTGGCCAAGGCCCGTGCAGCAGCAGCCAAGGTGCAGGCGCCGGGGCTGAACATCGTCTACGCCAACGCCAAGGGCGATATCGCCTGGTGGGCTTCGGCGCTGCTACCCAAGCGGCCGGCCGGGGTCAAACCCGAGTTCATCCTCGACGGCAGCAGCAATCAGGCGGACAAGGACGGCTACTTCCCGTTCAGTGCCAACCCGCAGGAAGAGAACCCGGCGCGGGGCTATATCGTCTCGGCCAACTTCCAGCCCGTATCGCCGACCGGCATGGAGATTCCCGGTTACTACAACCTCGCCGACCGCGGCCAACAGCTGAACCGCCAGCTCGCCGACAAGAACGTGAAGTGGGATAACGAAGCCAACCAGAAGCTGCAACTGGGCACCACCACCGGTTATGGCCCGCGCGTGCTGGCGCCGCTGCTGCCGGTATTGCGTGAAGTGGTGACCGACCCGGCGCAGCTGAAACTGGTCGAGCAACTGGCGCGGTGGCAAGGCGACTACCCGCTGGATTCGGTCAGCGCCACGGTGTTCAACCAGTTCCTCTACGACCTGGCCGACGCGGCGATGCGCGATGAGCTGGGTAACGACATGTTCGAGACTCTGCTGTCGACCCGCGTGCTCGACGCAGCGCTGCCACGCCTGGCGGCGAATGCCGATTCACCGTGGTGGGACAATCGCAATACCCCGGCCAAGGAAACCCGCGTCGACACCGTGCGCACCGCGTGGCAGGCCAGCATCACGCACCTGAAACAGACCCTCGGCGACGATGCCTCCGGCTGGCAATGGGGCAAGGCGCACACGCTGACCCATGGTCATCCGCTGGGGCAGCAGAAACCGCTCGACCGCATCTTCAACGTCGGCCCGTTCGCCGCACCCGGCTCCCACGAAGTACCGAACAACCTCTCGGCGAAGATCGGCCCGGCGCCGTGGCCCGTGACTTACGGCCCGTCGACCCGGCGGCTGGTGGACTTCGCGGATCCGGCCCACAGCCTGACCATCAACCCGGTCGGCCAGAGCGGCGTGCCGTTCGACAGCCACTATGACGATCAGGCGGAGGCGTATGTGGACGGGATGTATGTGCAGGCGCATTTCAGTGATGAAGAGGTGACGGCGAATACGCGCAGTACCCTGAAGCTGTTGCCGGCACGGGCGGCGCAATAAGCGCCGCTCAAACCATCGCCGCAAAATTCAGCCGAAACTGCTGCGGCGTCACCCCCAGCCTCCGGTTGAACACACTGCGCATGTGTTGCGCATCGCGAAACCCGCATTGATAGGCCACCGTCTTCAGCGGCGCCGTGGTGCTTTCGAGCATCACCCGCGCCGCATCCACCCGCGCCCGCTCGACGAATTCCGCCGGGGTGACTTTCGCTTCGCGGGCAAACACCCGGGAGAAATTCCTCGCACTCATGTTGGCGGCATTCGCCAGGTCGGCAATGGTCAGGTCGCCGGTGAGGTTGGCCAACACGTATAGCTGCACCATCGCCACCGCCGACGTCGGTTCGGCGTGGGGCGTGAGGAATGGGCTGAACTGCGACTGCCCGCCCGAGCGCTGGGTGAACACCACCAGCCGCTTGGCCACGCTCAGCGCCACTTCGGCTCCGTAATCACGCGCCAGCAGGTACAGCGACAGATCGATCCCCGCCGTCACCCCCGCCGAGGTGTAGAGCTGGCCATCCTCGACGTACAACCGATCGGCTTCGACCCGGCTCGACGGGCACAACTGCGCCAGCGCCTCGGCGTCATTCCAGTGGGTGGTGACCGTGCGCCCCTCCAGCAACCCGGCACGGGCGAGCATGAACGCACCGTTGCAGATCGAGCCGAATCGCCGCGCTCGCCCGCAAGCCTCGCGCAACCACGCATCAAACGCCTTGCCGAAATCAAGGAACGGCAACTGCGGTCCGCCGGCCACCAGCAGCAAGTCATACGCTTCCTGCACATCGCTGAAATGCCGGTGCGCACTCAGGGTCAGCCCGTTGGAACACGCCATCGGCCCGCGTTCGACGCCGATCACTTCGAGCCGGTAATGATCCTCCGCCGCCAGAAAACGATTGGCCTCGGCGAACACGTCCATGGGCCCGCTGACGTCCAGCGCCTGCACGCCGGGGAACACCACGATGGCGACGGTTTTGTTCATGGCGATGTCGGCTCCCTGGGAATGGCGAATCAGCGCCAACCCTAGCCAATCCGCGCCGCAGAAGCGAGCTGGCACGATTTGCAGGTGGAATGGCAAGGATCGCAGCCATGGATCGATTGTCCGCTTTAGCCCCCAAGAACAGACTTTCCCCATCAGCGCCGCAACGGCGTTTTCGACGAGGAAGCTCAACATGACCACGACCATCGCCGGTATCAAGATCCCCGACAGCGCCCTGGCCCGGGCCACCACCGAGTACATCCGCGACATCGAATCCGACCTGCTCTACCACCACTCGCGCCGGGTGTTTCTGTTCGGTGCCTTGAGCGGCGAACGCCAACAACTGGCTTACGATCCGGAACTGCTGTACGTCGGCGCGATGTTCCACGATCTGGGTCTGGTCGAAGGTCACCGCAGCGATGACGAGCGCTTCGAAGTCGATGGCGCCAACGCGGCGGCGGCGTTTCTCAAGCCTTACGAGCTGAGCGACGACGACATCGAGCAGGTCTGGCTGTCGATCGCCCTGCACACCACGCCTGGCGTGCCGAAGCATTTGCGTCCGACCGTGGCGCTGGTGACGGCGGGTGTCGAGATGGATGTGCTGGGCATGGACTACGCGGCGTTCACCACGGTGCAGCGCGAGGCGGTGGTGCATGCGCATCCACGGGGCGAGGGTTTCAAGGAGTGCATCATCTGCGCGTTTGCCGACGGCTTGCGTCATCGCCCGCAGACCACATTCGGCAATGTGAAGACCGATGTGCTGAAAGATCAGATGCCGGGTTTCAAGCCGATGAATTTCGTCGAGGTCATTCGCCAGTCTCCGTGGATTTCCTGACGGGCATAAAAAAACCTCGCGGCCGTTACCGGTCGCGAGGTTTTTTGTGTTTGCAGACTTAAGCCGCTTCCGGCGTCTGCGCCCGGCGCACGTCCGGTTGTTTCCACGAATCGGCAGCGCCTTCTTCGATGGCTTGCTGGATCGCCTTGCGGCGCGATTCTTCGGCACGGCGGCTGAAGAACCAGACCATGAAGGTCACCAGCGACACCGCCAGCAGAATCAGGCTGGCCACGGCGTTGATCTCGGGCTTCACGCCCAGACGCACCGCCGAGAACACTTCCATCGGCAGGGTCGTCGAACCCGGGCCGGAGACGAAGCTCGCCAGCACCAGGTCGTCCAGCGACAGGGCGAACGACATCATGCCGCCCGCCGCCAGCGACGGCGCGATCATCGGGATGGTGATCAGGAAGAACACCTTCCACGGCCGCGCACCGAGGTCCATCGCCGCCTCTTCAATCGACAGGTCCAGCTCACGCAGGCGCGCCGACACCACCACCGCCACATATGCGGCACAGAACGTCGTGTGGGCGATCCAGATGGTGACGATGCCACGTTCCTGGGGCCAGCCGATCATCTGCGCCATGGCCACGAACAGCAGCAACAGCGACAGACCGGTAATCACTTCGGGCATTACCAGCGGCGCGGTGACCAGGCCACCGAACAGCGTGCGGCCCTTGAAACGGGTGATGCGGGTCAGCACGAATGCCGCCAGCGTACCCAGCGCCACCGCCGCGACGGCGGTGTAGCAGGCGATCTCCAACGAACGCACCACCGAGCCCATCAGCTGGGTGTTGTCGAGCAGGCCGACGTACCACTTGATCGACCAGCCGCCCCACACCGTTACCAGTTTCGAGGCGTTGAACGAGTAGATCACCAGGATCAGCATCGGCAGGTAGATGAACAACAGGCCGAGCACCAGCATCAGGCTGGAGAAACGGAAGCGCTTCATTCTTTACCCTCCATTTCCTTGGCCTGACTGCGGTTGAACAGGATGATCGGCACGATCAGGATCGCCAGCATCACCACCGCCAGGGCGGACGCCACCGGCCAGTCACGGTTGTTGAAGAACTCTTGCCAGAGCACTTTACCGATCATCAGGGTTTCCGGACCGCCGAGCAGTTCCGGGATCACGAACTCGCCCACCACCGGGATGAACACCAGCATGCAGCCGGCGATGATCCCGTTCTTGGACAGCGGAACAGTGATTTTCCAGAAGCTGTTGAAGGTGCTCGAACCCAGGTCCGACGCGGCCTCCAGCAGGCTGGTGTCGTGTTTCACCAGGTTGGCGTACAGCGGCAGGATCATGAACGGCAGGTACGAATAGACGACGCCGATGTACACCGCGAGGTTGGTGTTGAGGATCTGCAGCGGCTCGTCAATCAAGCCCATGCTCATCAGGAAACCGTTGAGCAGGCCGTTGTTGCTGAGGATGCCCATCCACGCATAGACGCGGATCAGGATCGCGGTCCAGGTCGGCATCATGATCAGCAGCACCAGCACCGTCTGCACTTCCTTGCGGGCACTGGCGATGGCGTAGGCCATCGGGTAGCCGATCAGCAGGCACAGCAGCGTGCTGAAGAACGCCATCTTCAACGAACCGAGGTACGCCGAGATGTACAGTTCGTCGTCGCCGAGCATCGCGTAGTTGCCCAGGTTCAGCAGCAACTGCAGCTTCTGCTCGGCGTAGGTGTAGATCTCGGTGTACGGCGGGATGGCCACGTCCGCTTCGGCGAAGCTGATCTTCAGAACGATGAAGAACGGCAGCATGAAGAACAGGAACAGCCAGATGAACGGCACCCCGATGACCAGTTGGCGGCCACCGGGAATTATTCGATTGAGCCGGCGTTTGAATTTGCGCATGTTCATGAGCGAAGTACCACGCCGCTGTCATCTTCCCAGTACACGTAGACCTGATCGCCCCAGGTCGGACGTGCGCCACGACGTTCGGCGTTGGCCACGAACGATTGCACCAGCTTGCCGCTCGGCAGTTCGACGTAGAACACCGAGTGCCCGCCGAGGTAGGCGATGTCGTGCACCTTGCCGCTGGACCAGTTGTATTCGCAGGTCGGCATTTCGGCGGTGACCAGCAGTTTTTCCGGACGGATCGCGTAGGTCACGGACTTGTCCTGCACCGAGGTGCTGATGCCGTGGCCGACGTAGATCTGCCGGTCGAGGTCCTTGCAGGTGATGGTCGCGTGGCCTTCGGCGTCGTCGATCACTTCGCCTTCGAAGATGTTCACGTTACCGATGAATTCGCAGACCAGACGGCTGGTCGGGGTTTCGTAGATGTCGATCGGGCTGCCGATCTGGGCGATCCAGCCCAGGTGCATGATCGCGATGCGCTCGGCCATGGTCATGGCCTCTTCCTGGTCGTGGGTCACCATCACGCAGGTCACACCCACGCGCTCGATGATTTCCACCAGTTCCAGCTGCATCTGCGAACGCAGTTTCTTGTCCAGTGCGCCCATCGGCTCGTCGAGCAGCAACAGCTTCGGCCGCTTGGCCAGCGAACGCGCCAGCGCCACACGCTGACGCTGGCCGCCGGACAACTGGTGCGGCTTGCGCTTGGCGTACTGGCTCATCTGCACCAGCTTGAGCATCTCGGCCACGCGGGCGTCGATCTCGGCTGCCGGGATCTTGTCCTGCTTGAGGCCGAACGCGATGTTCTGCGCCACGGTCATGTGCGGGAACAGGGCGTAGGACTGGAACATCATGTTGATCGGTCGCTCGTACGGCGGCATGTCGGTGATGTCGACGCCGTCGAGGAAAATGCGCCCCTCCGTGGGCCGTTCGAACCCTGCCAGCATCCGCAGCAGAGTGGATTTGCCCGATCCCGAACCGCCGAGCAGGGCGAAGATCTCGCCCTTCTTGATTTCCAGGGACACATCGTCCACGGCAACCGTCTCGTCGAACTTCTTCGTGACCCGGTCGATTTTAACCAGCACCTGTTTCGGTGTCTGGTCGCCCTCGAGGGCTTTCTTATAGGCGCCGGAGGCAACTGCCATTTACGAAACTCCCAGAAAAAAAAGAGTGCAGTTCGCCCACGCAAGACGAACCCAGGATGGTTTGCGCGTTATTTACCCGACTTGACCTTGGTCCAGCTGCGGGTCATCAAACGCTGAATATTCGGTGGCAACTCGATCGACACATAGGTCTTGTCGAGAACGGCCTGCGGTGGATAAACCGCTTCGTCGGTGCGGATGGACTGCTCCATCAGCTTGTCCGAACCCGGGTTGGGGTTGGCGTAACCGACGTAATCACTGACCTGGGCAATCACCTCAGGTTTCAGCAAATAGTTGATGAAGGCGTGGGCCTCTTTGACGTTGGCCGAATCCTTCGGAATCGCCAGCATGTCGAACCAGAGCGCGCCGCCCTCTTTCGGGATGGCGTAGGCGATGTTGACGCCCTTCTTGGCTTCTTCGGCACGGTGCTTGGCCTGGAAGATGTCGCCGGAGAAACCGATGGCCACGCAGATGTCACCGTTGGCCAGGTCGCCGATGTATTTCGAGGAGTGGAAGTAGGTCACGTAAGGACGCACCGCCAGCAATTTGGCCGTGGCTTTCTCGTAATCCTTGGGATCGGTGCTGTTGGCGTTCAGGCCCATGTAGTTGAGCACGGTCGGCATCATTTCATCGGCCGAATCGAGGAACGCCACGCCGCAGCTGTGCAGTTTCTTGATGTTTTCGGGTTCGAACAGCACGCTCCAGGAATCGATCTTGTCGACGCCGAGCACGGCCTTCACTTTGTCGACGTTGTAGCCGATGCCGTTGGTGCCCCACAGATACGGCACGGCGTACTGGTTGCCAGGATCGTTCTGTTCCAGGCGC
This genomic window from Pseudomonas kribbensis contains:
- a CDS encoding ABC transporter ATP-binding protein — encoded protein: MAVASGAYKKALEGDQTPKQVLVKIDRVTKKFDETVAVDDVSLEIKKGEIFALLGGSGSGKSTLLRMLAGFERPTEGRIFLDGVDITDMPPYERPINMMFQSYALFPHMTVAQNIAFGLKQDKIPAAEIDARVAEMLKLVQMSQYAKRKPHQLSGGQRQRVALARSLAKRPKLLLLDEPMGALDKKLRSQMQLELVEIIERVGVTCVMVTHDQEEAMTMAERIAIMHLGWIAQIGSPIDIYETPTSRLVCEFIGNVNIFEGEVIDDAEGHATITCKDLDRQIYVGHGISTSVQDKSVTYAIRPEKLLVTAEMPTCEYNWSSGKVHDIAYLGGHSVFYVELPSGKLVQSFVANAERRGARPTWGDQVYVYWEDDSGVVLRS
- a CDS encoding HD domain-containing protein yields the protein MTTTIAGIKIPDSALARATTEYIRDIESDLLYHHSRRVFLFGALSGERQQLAYDPELLYVGAMFHDLGLVEGHRSDDERFEVDGANAAAAFLKPYELSDDDIEQVWLSIALHTTPGVPKHLRPTVALVTAGVEMDVLGMDYAAFTTVQREAVVHAHPRGEGFKECIICAFADGLRHRPQTTFGNVKTDVLKDQMPGFKPMNFVEVIRQSPWIS
- a CDS encoding ABC transporter permease subunit translates to MPGGRQLVIGVPFIWLFLFFMLPFFIVLKISFAEADVAIPPYTEIYTYAEQKLQLLLNLGNYAMLGDDELYISAYLGSLKMAFFSTLLCLLIGYPMAYAIASARKEVQTVLVLLIMMPTWTAILIRVYAWMGILSNNGLLNGFLMSMGLIDEPLQILNTNLAVYIGVVYSYLPFMILPLYANLVKHDTSLLEAASDLGSSTFNSFWKITVPLSKNGIIAGCMLVFIPVVGEFVIPELLGGPETLMIGKVLWQEFFNNRDWPVASALAVVMLAILIVPIILFNRSQAKEMEGKE
- a CDS encoding ABC transporter permease subunit yields the protein MKRFRFSSLMLVLGLLFIYLPMLILVIYSFNASKLVTVWGGWSIKWYVGLLDNTQLMGSVVRSLEIACYTAVAAVALGTLAAFVLTRITRFKGRTLFGGLVTAPLVMPEVITGLSLLLLFVAMAQMIGWPQERGIVTIWIAHTTFCAAYVAVVVSARLRELDLSIEEAAMDLGARPWKVFFLITIPMIAPSLAAGGMMSFALSLDDLVLASFVSGPGSTTLPMEVFSAVRLGVKPEINAVASLILLAVSLVTFMVWFFSRRAEESRRKAIQQAIEEGAADSWKQPDVRRAQTPEAA
- a CDS encoding GlxA family transcriptional regulator produces the protein MNKTVAIVVFPGVQALDVSGPMDVFAEANRFLAAEDHYRLEVIGVERGPMACSNGLTLSAHRHFSDVQEAYDLLLVAGGPQLPFLDFGKAFDAWLREACGRARRFGSICNGAFMLARAGLLEGRTVTTHWNDAEALAQLCPSSRVEADRLYVEDGQLYTSAGVTAGIDLSLYLLARDYGAEVALSVAKRLVVFTQRSGGQSQFSPFLTPHAEPTSAVAMVQLYVLANLTGDLTIADLANAANMSARNFSRVFAREAKVTPAEFVERARVDAARVMLESTTAPLKTVAYQCGFRDAQHMRSVFNRRLGVTPQQFRLNFAAMV
- a CDS encoding polyamine ABC transporter substrate-binding protein, encoding MPIFSSLRNALLAAAGLTFAVGAQAAGTVHIYNWSDYIGETTLADFQKETGIKPVYDVFDSNETLEGKLLAGRTGYDVVVPSNHFLGKQIKAGAFQKLDKAQLTNYANLDPVLLKRLEQNDPGNQYAVPYLWGTNGIGYNVDKVKAVLGVDKIDSWSVLFEPENIKKLHSCGVAFLDSADEMMPTVLNYMGLNANSTDPKDYEKATAKLLAVRPYVTYFHSSKYIGDLANGDICVAIGFSGDIFQAKHRAEEAKKGVNIAYAIPKEGGALWFDMLAIPKDSANVKEAHAFINYLLKPEVIAQVSDYVGYANPNPGSDKLMEQSIRTDEAVYPPQAVLDKTYVSIELPPNIQRLMTRSWTKVKSGK